Genomic window (Tolypothrix sp. NIES-4075):
GTTAAAACTGTAACAGAAAAGCCAAAAGTCAATACAACTTTAGAAGTATTTTCTCAATGAGGAGTGCATATGAGTGGAATTATACGACGTAGTGAGCGCTTCAGCGCTCAAATAAGCACTAAAGTGCTTACTACGAGAAAACTTTTTATATCTTCGTTGCGGTTGAGCGCTCAAATAAGCACTAAAGTGCTTACTACGAGAAAACTTTTTATATCTTCGTTGTGGTTGAGCGCTCAAATAAGCACTAAAGTGCTTACTACGAGAAAACTTTTTATATCTTCGTTGTGGTTGAGCGCTCAAATAAGCACTAAAGTGCTTACTACGAGAAAACTTTTTATATCTTCGTTGTGCTTTTGCTTACTTATCTCACCTGAAATCGCAGCTAGTCAATCTCCAGTTTCACCCTCTTTGCGGGTTGTGGTGAATAGTGGGGAAGATGCTGTTAAGGCTGATAATAAGTTGACTTTACGAGAAGCGATCGCCTTAATAAATGGTACTTTACCACTACAACAATTAAGCAGTGCTGAAAAAGCTTTGGTTCAGCAAAATACGCCGGACTCACGTATAGAATTTAGCTTACCATCTAGTGAAACCACTATCCAATTACAGCAGGAATTACCAGCTTTAACAAAGTCGGTGATAGTTGATGGTACTACTCAAACTCTTTACAACGCTTTGCGTTCAGCTACTGCGGAAATTGCTATCCCTAAACCGATGGTGGCAATAACTCCTGCACTCAACAAAGAGATAATTCGCGGTTTAAATGTCGTTGCTGATAACGTGCAAATTCGCGGTTTAAGTATTTACGGTTTCAGTTCGTCGAACCAAGGCGCAACATTAACTATACCACCAGCGGATATCTTTATTGACAACAGCACGAAAAATGTGGTGCTGGAAAATAACTGGTTGGGTATTACCCCAGATGAAAAAATGCCAGAAAAAACATCTGCTTTTGGGGTTTACGTTTTCAACAGTAGGGGTACGACAATTCGACGCAACCGTATTTCTTACCATGATGGCAGTGGCATTATTACATCGCAGCGAGCGGAAAATACTTTGATGATAGAAAACATCATCGTCGGTAATGGTCTTGCGGGAATGCCTGATGCAGTGCGTTTAGAAGGGGTAATTTCTAATTCTCAACTTCAGGGCAATTTGATTTGTGGTAACGATGGTGCAGGTGTTTATTTATTCAAGCCATCAGGAAAAGTACAAATTCGCGATAACCGCATCGCTTTCAATGGTAAGCGTTTGCGACGCGCTGCGGTTTATTTGATGGGCAATGAACATCAAGTTATTGATAATGAAATCAGTCATCAAACTGGACCTGGGGTGGTGGTGACTGCATTTCCCACAAGTAAAGCTTATGGTTTTGGTTCAGCGTTGGGTAACGTAATTCAAAATAACAGATTTGGTGAGTTAGAAGGTTTGAGCATTGACTTGAACACTCAGCAAAATCTGGATGTCAGCGATTTTCAACGCGGTGATGGTTCTAACCCTAAGCGTAACAGTTCAAACCGACGCATAGATACAGGCAATGGAGCGGTGAATGCACCAGAGTTTGCTAGTTCTGAGTTATTTATTGTCAATGGGAAAGCTTTAATTAATGGTACTGCTGATGCTGGTTCGCAAGTCGAAATTTACCGAGTTGATGAGCAAGATAATGATTATGGTCCTTTGAGTCAGCCTTTGGCAACGGTAAGTGTAGATGAAAAAGGCAAGTTTAATGCCAGTTTAACTCAGTTGCAGGCGGGAGACAAAATTAGTGCGATCGCTACTGTTCCTAAATATGGCACTTCCGAACCAGCTTACAACGCGATTATTCGTTCTGTTAATGCTTCGCAAGTAATCCAACGAACACCTAAAATCCAAAATCCCCAATGTGTCAGCGCTGCACCAGAACCGCTTCCAGAACCTATACCAGAACCACAACCAAAACCAGAACCGATACGTTTGAAAGTACCGCGTATTGTTCACTTTGCTTTAGACAAATCTAATATTAGTTCTGAAAGTGCAACGGTGCTAAATCGCGTTGTCGAAGTATTGCGGCAATATCCTTTCATTATCGTGGAAATTGAAGGACATACAGACCCGCGTGCAAGTGATGAATACAACTTAGCGTTGGGTAAGCGACGCGCTTCATCTGTGAGAAATTATCTCTTAAAAAATGCGATCGCACCAGAAAGAATGACAATTCGCTCATTGGGTGAAACTAAGCGACGTTCTCAAGGTAATAGCCGTGTTGATACTGCACGAGACAGACGTGCGGAATTGATTTTCAAAGATATCAGGGGTGTAGAAATCATCATCGAAGAACAAGAAAACGACTTACAGATAGAACCATTCCGCTAAATCCTTATATTTATCTCACGCAAAGGCGCAGAGGAAGAAATGAAAATTCCTGTAATTTTACTGACAACTACATTTAGTTATCAAAACCTGCTCAGAATAATCTTAAAGGAGCAGCGATCGCTAATTTTGGCAATCTTGACAACACAGCTGGCAACAATTACGGCTTCGTTCGCTTCCGTGTCAAAATCGATTGATATATAGCAAAGTTCAACAATTATCGAGGATTTATTGATGATGCCTGTGGAGCTTGAAAAAAAGGAAATGACCTCTCAAGAGGTGGCAAAGCTGTGGGAAGCTTTCCAAATGTTTGACGAGGACGGCAACAGTACCATCTCAGCAGAAGAACTGGGGCAGGTAATGCGCTCCTTAGGACAGAACCCCAGCGACACAGAACTGCGGGACATGATTAAAGAGGTAGACGTTGACTTGTCGGGCAGTATCGATTTTGAAGAGTTCAAAGCGCTGATGGTGTCCCAGCAAGGCGATCGCCAGAGCCGTTTAGCCCTAGCATTCAGCGTATTTGACGAGAACGGCAGCGGTCAAATTACCGCTGACGAGATGCGTGCGGTGATGAGCCAATTTGGATTGACAGACCAAGAACTCGATGAGATTATCAAAGAAGTCGATCATGATGGCGATGCTTCAATTGACTTTGAGGAATTTTGTAAGCTAGTACCAGAAAAGTCAGAAACCGCGATCGGCTACACAGATTCACCAATTCCCTTCATCACGCCAAAAACAACCGATAGTCCAGTTACTGCTAGCAACGATGAAGTTGCCCCCACCAGCGAAGACACTGCACAAACAGCAGCCACAGAGATAGAGCCGGAGATAGAGCGGCTAAAAGAACAACTAGCGCAACACCCACAAAGCGAACAAAAGCGCGGTACGTCCCGCTTGCAAATGCAGATTGGTTTGTTCCGTTTGATTCAGGGAGCAGCCTACCGTTGTTTCCGCGAAAGTTTCTCTGCCAATCACGAAACCCACCTGCGGGTGAGAAACCTACCTTATAGAATTACTGACTTCGTGGAGTTTGTGAAGACAGCGATCGCCCTCTATAAAGGGTTAGGTGTAGTGGAAGCCGCTTGCCATCCAGTACTCGATGCAGTAGTTGAATCCCTTACAGATGAATATGTCCGACTAGAAGAGCGCATCAAGAATTGGAAGACAATAGAAAAGACAACAGAGATGTTGGCAGAAGAAAAAGCGATGGTAGAAGCGCGTCGCAAATCAGCCAATGTCAAAGACAAATTTGCGGCAGGAGTCGAATTTGCAATCACCCTGAAGAAAAAGCATTTCAGCTTGCGCGACATTGCTGAAGGTGTGCTTGCCATCAACGAACTCAACCGACTGCGGAAGATCGAGCTCAATCAAGAAATGGCTCCACCACCAGCCAAATCAGAGGAACATCCCAAAGAGTACCTGAAGAAGTGGAACCGTGTCATCCTCTCCCAAGCATCAGAGGAAGTGGATGGTGCAATGATGCCAGTTAGCTATTGGTATGAAGATTTCATGCCGAAGTTACTGGCTGCATTCAGCGTCAGCACTGCCGCAGACATTCAGAGCAACACAGTACCTGACGAAGCAGCTTTGGACAAGTGGTATGAAACAACTAAGGCTTCAGGGGAATTTGGCTTTTATGGGGCAGATGTTGCCGAGAATTTTCTCAAATGCACCCCAAAACAAAAGCTGATGCTCAAGCAAGCATGGCGTCTGACACACCATTACTTGAATGGAGTGCAGAAACGGCGGGAACGTCAGGAATTTGGACGAGAGTCCGGCGCACTTTCCCAGTATGTGGCATTCATTGACATATATCTAGGTCGGAGTGATGTCAAGGACTCGCAAATGCGGGTGAGCTTCCCATACTATATTGGACCTGGAGTATGGCGCTTTTTCCACACCACTGCGGAAATTGTATCTACCAAGACCGACGTACAGCAGAAAGCTCTGGTGGCAGTTTTTAAGGATTTCTTCCAACTATTTGCCACCATGTACCCCTGCCCCTATTGCCGCCATCACCTGAATATGTATGTGGTGCAGAATAAAGAGGTGGAAATGTATCCGATGGAGTACCTTTTGCTCGGACGTGACGCACAACTGACTAACTTTGAGGTGTCAATGGAGGCAAAACTCTCCACTGTAGTTGATGGCTCCTCTTTGCGCTTATTCTTTTGGAAGCTGCACAACACCGTCTCCTCTTCCATCGCTCGCTCAGAGGAGTGGTATCACAAAGATGAGAAAGCCTTCTACACCACCCGCTATTGGCCTAGCCTTGATACTGAGCTGGCACGAGCTAAAGCACTCAAACATATCAGTATTGCAAGCGATCGCATCTACCGCCTTTATGGTATGCTCAAGCCGGCATCGCGGCTCTCCGGGGCAAGAACCACATTGCAAAAGCTGTTGCAAAAGGGTGATTGGGAAGGCATCAAGGAAGCGTGTCTGGTTGCACAAGATTACATCAATGATTTGGAGTCGGCTGTCCAGAGCGGACAATTTTTACAAGAAACATACTGTTTTGATCCTGACCTTGTGGATAAAGCTCCCTACTTTACTCCTGAAGAAGAAGAGTTTTCCCGCAGCGGTGTATTTGTAGAACTGACTTAATTATCAGCAAGTCGTGTTTTTGTCAACTCTGGCGGGTAGCGCAGGAATTCGTAGTTAATAACTAGTAATTCGTAATTATTATCTCAATTACGAATTACTAAGTTAAGTTTATAAAGAGTAATTTTGAGGAATAGATGCCAATGCAGTTAGACAAGTTTGTATTAGCACAAAATATGGCTTTTCTGATATCAATTCCACCAGAAAGCAATTTAGCTAAATTGCTCTCCTTTTGTTTGGCGACAAAGGCAAGAGTTAATACTTCAGGAACAGAAATATTGAAGATAACCTGTCAACTAATGGAAAACCCATCAAATTTGCCTTATTGGACTCAAGACGTGATGGGACTTGATTTCGATTACAGTAGTGAGGAGTGGAAAGCTTTGGGAGAGATGGGCATAAAGGATGCAGCACAATTTATGGCTGCTGTGTCGCAAGAATTAGATTCTTTGAATTTGTAATATCAAGCTGTGGCTGAAGCACAAGCGATAAAATATGTCTTTAAATATTGAACTTTTAGAGCAAAGTTTCGAGAAAATTAAACCTCGCGCCGATGAATTTGCCGCTAGTTTTTACGAACACCTGTTTACAGGACACCCAGAACTGAAACCGCTGTTTGCCACAACTGATATGGCAAAGCAAC
Coding sequences:
- a CDS encoding OmpA family protein, with the translated sequence MNSGEDAVKADNKLTLREAIALINGTLPLQQLSSAEKALVQQNTPDSRIEFSLPSSETTIQLQQELPALTKSVIVDGTTQTLYNALRSATAEIAIPKPMVAITPALNKEIIRGLNVVADNVQIRGLSIYGFSSSNQGATLTIPPADIFIDNSTKNVVLENNWLGITPDEKMPEKTSAFGVYVFNSRGTTIRRNRISYHDGSGIITSQRAENTLMIENIIVGNGLAGMPDAVRLEGVISNSQLQGNLICGNDGAGVYLFKPSGKVQIRDNRIAFNGKRLRRAAVYLMGNEHQVIDNEISHQTGPGVVVTAFPTSKAYGFGSALGNVIQNNRFGELEGLSIDLNTQQNLDVSDFQRGDGSNPKRNSSNRRIDTGNGAVNAPEFASSELFIVNGKALINGTADAGSQVEIYRVDEQDNDYGPLSQPLATVSVDEKGKFNASLTQLQAGDKISAIATVPKYGTSEPAYNAIIRSVNASQVIQRTPKIQNPQCVSAAPEPLPEPIPEPQPKPEPIRLKVPRIVHFALDKSNISSESATVLNRVVEVLRQYPFIIVEIEGHTDPRASDEYNLALGKRRASSVRNYLLKNAIAPERMTIRSLGETKRRSQGNSRVDTARDRRAELIFKDIRGVEIIIEEQENDLQIEPFR
- a CDS encoding EF-hand domain-containing protein, with amino-acid sequence MTSQEVAKLWEAFQMFDEDGNSTISAEELGQVMRSLGQNPSDTELRDMIKEVDVDLSGSIDFEEFKALMVSQQGDRQSRLALAFSVFDENGSGQITADEMRAVMSQFGLTDQELDEIIKEVDHDGDASIDFEEFCKLVPEKSETAIGYTDSPIPFITPKTTDSPVTASNDEVAPTSEDTAQTAATEIEPEIERLKEQLAQHPQSEQKRGTSRLQMQIGLFRLIQGAAYRCFRESFSANHETHLRVRNLPYRITDFVEFVKTAIALYKGLGVVEAACHPVLDAVVESLTDEYVRLEERIKNWKTIEKTTEMLAEEKAMVEARRKSANVKDKFAAGVEFAITLKKKHFSLRDIAEGVLAINELNRLRKIELNQEMAPPPAKSEEHPKEYLKKWNRVILSQASEEVDGAMMPVSYWYEDFMPKLLAAFSVSTAADIQSNTVPDEAALDKWYETTKASGEFGFYGADVAENFLKCTPKQKLMLKQAWRLTHHYLNGVQKRRERQEFGRESGALSQYVAFIDIYLGRSDVKDSQMRVSFPYYIGPGVWRFFHTTAEIVSTKTDVQQKALVAVFKDFFQLFATMYPCPYCRHHLNMYVVQNKEVEMYPMEYLLLGRDAQLTNFEVSMEAKLSTVVDGSSLRLFFWKLHNTVSSSIARSEEWYHKDEKAFYTTRYWPSLDTELARAKALKHISIASDRIYRLYGMLKPASRLSGARTTLQKLLQKGDWEGIKEACLVAQDYINDLESAVQSGQFLQETYCFDPDLVDKAPYFTPEEEEFSRSGVFVELT